A window of Juglans regia cultivar Chandler chromosome 7, Walnut 2.0, whole genome shotgun sequence contains these coding sequences:
- the LOC109004261 gene encoding organic cation/carnitine transporter 7 isoform X2: MKGFIITATVTSVAGFFSAFAPNYLSLITLRCLVGVGLGGGPVLSSWFLEFIPAPSRGTWMVVFSAFWTIGTILEALLAWFVMPRLGWRWLLAFSSLPSSLLLLFYRVTPESPRYLCLKGRTSDAVSVLEKIARINGTKLPSGILVSDNQVELGEKSIPSEDAHLLSSRRTESATQKEIDSNLGGISSLLLLLSPKLIRSTLLLWVVFFGNAFSYYGIVLLTSELNNGYSKCTQKKLQSQNSHDVNYRDIFIASFAEFPGILISAAIVDKLGRKLSMSAMFFLCCIFLVPLVFHQPEGLTTGLLFGARICITATFTIVYIYAPEVYPTSVRTTGVGVASSIGRIGGIICPLVAVGLVQGCHQTVSIVLFEIVIFFSGICVVLFPFETKGRNLSDSVSSPRHINESV, translated from the exons AT GAAGGGATTCATAATTACGGCAACAGTGACTTCTGTAGCTGGGTTTTTTAGTGCTTTTGCTCCTAATTATCTATCATTGATTACTCTTCGCTGTTTGGTCGGCGTTGGTCTGGGAGGCGGCCCTGTACTATCATCCTGGTTTCTAGAGTTCATTCCTGCTCCTAGTAGAGGGACTTGGATGGTTGTTTTTTCAGCATTTTGGACGATTGGAACGATTCTCGAGGCTTTGCTTGCATGG TTTGTCATGCCAAGATTGGGTTGGAGGTGGCTACTTGCATTTTCGTCTCTGCCATCATCACTCCTCCTTCTTTTCTACAGAGTAACACCTGAATCACCTAGGTACTTATGCCTTAAGGGTAGGACAAGTGATGCAGTTAGTGTTTTGGAGAAAATAGCTAGAATAAATGGAACAAAACTCCCTTCTGGCATTCTTGTTTCTGATAACCAAGTTGAACTAGGAGAAAAGAGTATTCCATCAGAAGATGCACATCTGCTATCATCGAGAAGAACTGAAAGTGCAACCCAGAAGGAGATAGATTCTAATCTGGGGGGAATCTCATCACTGCTTTTGCTTCTTTCACCAAAATTAATTAGGTCTACCTTGCTCTTATGGGTAGTATTCTTTGGGAACGCTTTTTCATATTATGGCATTGTGTTGCTGACATCTGAGTTGAACAATGGATATAGTAAATGCACGCAGAAAAAATTGCAGTCACAGAACTCCCATGATGTGAACTACAGAGATATTTTCATTGCGAGTTTTGCAG AGTTTCCCGGGATCCTCATATCAGCCGCTATAGTAGATAAACTGGGTCGTAAGCTTTCGATGTCAGCTATGTTCTTCCTATGTTGCATTTTTCTGGTTCCATTGGTATTCCATCAGCCTGAGGGTTTAACAACAGGCCTTCTGTTTGGAGCTCGAATATGCATCACAGCAACATTcacaattgtgtatatatatgctcCAGAG GTATACCCAACCTCAGTCCGAACAACAGGTGTTGGGGTTGCAAGCTCAATAGGAAGAATTGGTGGAATAATATGTCCTCTTGTGGCAGTGGGTTTAGTGCAGGGATGTCATCAAACAGTATCCATTGTTCTCtttgagattgtaattttcttttcaggGATCTGTGTGGTTCTCTTCCCATTTGAA
- the LOC109004261 gene encoding organic cation/carnitine transporter 7 isoform X1, which yields MGDETSRYTVDEALVAMGFGKFQILVLAYAGMGWVSEAMEMMLLSFVGPAVQSAWGLSSNEESLITSVVFGGMLVGAYSWGIVSDKHGRRKGFIITATVTSVAGFFSAFAPNYLSLITLRCLVGVGLGGGPVLSSWFLEFIPAPSRGTWMVVFSAFWTIGTILEALLAWFVMPRLGWRWLLAFSSLPSSLLLLFYRVTPESPRYLCLKGRTSDAVSVLEKIARINGTKLPSGILVSDNQVELGEKSIPSEDAHLLSSRRTESATQKEIDSNLGGISSLLLLLSPKLIRSTLLLWVVFFGNAFSYYGIVLLTSELNNGYSKCTQKKLQSQNSHDVNYRDIFIASFAEFPGILISAAIVDKLGRKLSMSAMFFLCCIFLVPLVFHQPEGLTTGLLFGARICITATFTIVYIYAPEVYPTSVRTTGVGVASSIGRIGGIICPLVAVGLVQGCHQTVSIVLFEIVIFFSGICVVLFPFETKGRNLSDSVSSPRHINESV from the exons ATGGGAGATGAAACCTCAAGGTACACCGTTGATGAAGCTCTTGTGGCCATGGGGTTTGGAAAATTCCAAATTCTGGTGCTTGCTTATGCTGGCATGGGTTGGGTTTCAGAAGCAATGGAGATGATGCTACTCTCTTTTGTAGGACCAGCAGTTCAGTCTGCCTGGGGGCTATCTTCTAATGAAGAGAGCCTAATAACGAGCGTAGTGTTTGGTGGAATGCTAGTTGGAGCATATTCATGGGGCATAGTCTCAGACAAGCACGGAAGAAG GAAGGGATTCATAATTACGGCAACAGTGACTTCTGTAGCTGGGTTTTTTAGTGCTTTTGCTCCTAATTATCTATCATTGATTACTCTTCGCTGTTTGGTCGGCGTTGGTCTGGGAGGCGGCCCTGTACTATCATCCTGGTTTCTAGAGTTCATTCCTGCTCCTAGTAGAGGGACTTGGATGGTTGTTTTTTCAGCATTTTGGACGATTGGAACGATTCTCGAGGCTTTGCTTGCATGG TTTGTCATGCCAAGATTGGGTTGGAGGTGGCTACTTGCATTTTCGTCTCTGCCATCATCACTCCTCCTTCTTTTCTACAGAGTAACACCTGAATCACCTAGGTACTTATGCCTTAAGGGTAGGACAAGTGATGCAGTTAGTGTTTTGGAGAAAATAGCTAGAATAAATGGAACAAAACTCCCTTCTGGCATTCTTGTTTCTGATAACCAAGTTGAACTAGGAGAAAAGAGTATTCCATCAGAAGATGCACATCTGCTATCATCGAGAAGAACTGAAAGTGCAACCCAGAAGGAGATAGATTCTAATCTGGGGGGAATCTCATCACTGCTTTTGCTTCTTTCACCAAAATTAATTAGGTCTACCTTGCTCTTATGGGTAGTATTCTTTGGGAACGCTTTTTCATATTATGGCATTGTGTTGCTGACATCTGAGTTGAACAATGGATATAGTAAATGCACGCAGAAAAAATTGCAGTCACAGAACTCCCATGATGTGAACTACAGAGATATTTTCATTGCGAGTTTTGCAG AGTTTCCCGGGATCCTCATATCAGCCGCTATAGTAGATAAACTGGGTCGTAAGCTTTCGATGTCAGCTATGTTCTTCCTATGTTGCATTTTTCTGGTTCCATTGGTATTCCATCAGCCTGAGGGTTTAACAACAGGCCTTCTGTTTGGAGCTCGAATATGCATCACAGCAACATTcacaattgtgtatatatatgctcCAGAG GTATACCCAACCTCAGTCCGAACAACAGGTGTTGGGGTTGCAAGCTCAATAGGAAGAATTGGTGGAATAATATGTCCTCTTGTGGCAGTGGGTTTAGTGCAGGGATGTCATCAAACAGTATCCATTGTTCTCtttgagattgtaattttcttttcaggGATCTGTGTGGTTCTCTTCCCATTTGAA